Genomic window (Dehalococcoidia bacterium):
CGTCTCGCCCACGCTGCTGGTGCGACTCCTGGACCCGCTGCTGCAATCGCCCCTGTTGAGCAACGTGGTGGAGGGGATTGTGCGGCTGGCGTTGTTCCTGGGCTATGTGGTGATCATTGGGCGCATGGCGGAGGTTCGGCGCGTCTTCGCGTATCACGGGGCGGAGCACATGACGGTGCACGCCCATGAGCACGGCGAGCCGCTGGAGACGCAGGCCGTCCGCCGCTATCCCACGGCCCACGAGCGCTGCGGCACCGCGTTCCTGCTGACGGTCATGGTGGTCGCCATCGTGGTCTTTATCCTGGTGGGCCGGATCGACAACCTGTGGTTGCGGCTGCTCTCGCGCATCGCGCTGGTGCCGCTGGTGGCGGGCGCGGCGTATGAGATCATCCGGCTGAGCGCCCGTTTCGAGTCGAGCCCGCTGGTGCGGCTGCTCATCGCTCCGAACCTCGCGCTCCAGGCGCTCACGACGCGCCAGCCCGACGACGCGCAGATAGAGGTGGCTATCGCCGCCATGAACGCCGCCATCGCGGCGGACGAGGGCCGCCCCGTGGGGCCGATGACGGATGCGCTTGCGGCTGGCGCCGTTGCGGCATCCCCGCCAGCGCAGGACGTGCCTACAGAGCCAGACCTCCCTGGGACGAGCGAGCGCTCATAGCCTCGCGGCGCGGCCCTTCAGGAGTGTCTATCACTCGGTAGCCCAGCCCCGCCAGCCGCTCGCGCAGGGCGTCCGCCAGCGTCCAGTCCCGCCGCCGTCGCGCCGCCTCTCGCTGCTCGATGAGCGCGGCGACCTCCTCCGGCAGGGCCTCGGGCGCCTCGTCGGCCTTGCTCAGCGCGCCCTTCGCCAGCCTGGCGCGCAGCCTGCCCACCTCGTCGGTGAGGCGGCCCACCTCCACGTGGTCGCGGCTCATGGTGGCGGTGGCCCGCGCCGCGCCCATCGCCTTCGCGATGGCGGGGTAGAGGACCTTGTCCTCGGCGTGGGCGTGCGGGATGAGGTGACGCGTCAGGAACTCGTAGGCTTCGTCAACGCGGGCGCGCAGATCGGCGGGCGTGGCCGCGCCGACGGAATCAGCGGCGATGCGCAGCGTCTCGACGTGGGGGAAGAGGTACTTGTGCTCGTCGCGGAGAGGCTGGGTGGGAAGCGGCATGGCGCACGTCCTTTCCCCCTCCCCACACAGGACTATTATACGACAGGGGCATGAACAACCCATCCAGACATCCCAGATTGCGGACTAGCCAACGAGCGTCCCAGTGTCGCTGCGGCTGACATCAAAGTGACGGAGATGCTCTGAACGTTGTGCCGAGATAGTGTGTCATTTAACTATGACACCTAGGTGTTACAGTTAAATGAAAGTGTCACGCGGACAATTATGTTTTTGGTCACAAAGATATAATTTGCAAGCCATGAAACTTAGCTCTGAACAATACGCATGATATCTTCAGCGGCGAACATCTTACCATAAGAAACTCGCCCGTAAGGTTTTAATATACCCGCGTTGACAAGCTTTTTCACGTTGAGCTGTGCACTAAGGTAGGACCTAACTCCGAGAATCGCCTGAGCTTGTGGAATGGTGAGGATGGGAGACTCAAACAGAGCGTCAAGCAGCCGGAGCGTCAGCGCCGAAGTCCGTGCCGTCGTCAATCTGCCGTGCCACTCCCTGTGCAGATCGTGGAGTCGTCTCGATCTCTCTATAGCGTCGCGAGCTTGCTCTGCAATACCACTCAGAAAAAAGTTGACCCATTCTCTCCACGCCCCTTCCCTGCTCACAGCTAGCAGTAGGTCATAATATCTCGGCTTATTACGCTCAAAGTAGGCGCTCAAATAAAGTAAGGGGGATGGCAGCAGTTTCCAGCGTACAAGCAGCAGAGCGATGAGCAAACGGCCAATACGGCCGTTTCCATCTATGAACGGGTGTATGGTCTCGAATTGGTAGTGAATAAACGCCAATCGCACCAAAGGCGGAAATGAGTCGTCTGGTTTGTGCAGATAATTCTCAAGTGCGTCCAGTGCCTCGTTCATTTCCGGCACAGGCGGTGGAACAAAGTGGGCGTCTCGCAGGACGCACCCTGGAGTTCCAATCCAGTTCTGCGATGTCCTGAACTCTCCGGGAGTCCCCTCTTCACCACGGACATTTCTCAGAAGACGTTCATGAACCTCGCGAATAAGGCGTAAGCTGACTGGCAACGTCGTGAGCCGCTCCAGCCCATAATCCAGAGCGCGAACGTAGTTGAATACCTCCAGGACATCAGATCCACGCGGAGCTGTTACAGCACCTGGCAAAGGAAGCTGTGCTGCCTCAAACTGGTATAAGTCCGCAATACTCGCCTGCGTTCCCTCAATACGAGAGGAAAGTACCGCCTCACGTCGTACGAAAGGTCGAATAAGAAGATTCGCGTTGGGCAAGGTTCGCCCTAGTCCGGCTAATTCACCCAAAGCGCGATCGGCTTCAGAGAGGAGCACAACTGAATCCATACCGAGATCCAGAGGAGGGGGTAAAGAGTTTGGCGCAAATGCCCAGTACTCCGCCTCTCCGCGTCCTACTTTGACGATGTGTCCCGATGGGCTATTTAGAAACAGGTTCTTATCCATCCGAAGTTGAGGGCTTCTCTTTCCGAGGTTCCTACTTCCGCCTCTTCCTCAGTTCCTCCCACACGTCCTCCGGCTTCAGGTCGCACGCCGCCAGCAGCACCAGCGTGTGGTACCACAGGTCCGCCACCTCGGACGCCACCGACGTCTTGTCCGGCTTCATGGCCGCAAGCGCCGCCTCGCCCGCCTCCTCGATGACCTTCTGCCCCACGCGGTCTATCCCGCCCTGCAGCAGCTTCGCGGTGTAGCTGGACTCGGGCTTAGTTCGCTTCCGCTCCTCGATGACCTCCGCAAGCTCGCGCAGCACGTCGCGCGGCGCGGCGGGGGCCTTTGCGAACTCCGCGCCTCCCTTCGCCAGCGGGGTGAAGAAGCAGCTTGTCGCGCCTGTGTGGCACGCGGGGCCGGTCGGCTCCACCTGGAGCAGGATGGTGTCGCCGTCGCAGTCGAGGCTCACGCCGCGCACGTTCAGGTAGTGGCCGGATGTGGCGCCCTTGTGCCACAGATCCCGGCGGCTGCGGCTGTAGAACCACGCCTGACCACTCTCCAACGTGCGGCGCAGCGCCTCCGCGTCCATGTACGCCATCATGAGGACCTGGCCCGTCTTCGCGTCCTGTGCGATGGCGGGCACGAGGCCCTTGTCGTCGAGTTGCACCTGCATTGGTGTCACCAGCCTTTCCGGCGGGGGGACACCCCCCCGGCCCCCGTCAGGAGGCTCCGACTCCGCTCAGGCTGAGCGTGTCGAAGGCTCCTGTACCTCCCCATCATAGCGTGCGGACAGGCCCCTAGCGTCCCGTGAACTTGGGCGGGCGCTTCTCCGCGAAGGCGCGCGGGCCTTCCGAGTAGTCCGAGGTGGCCGCTATCAGCGCCATCGCCACCTCCACCTGCTCCAGCGCCTGCTCCAGGGACGAGTCGTGCGCCTGGGACAGTAGTTGCTTGGCCAGTCGCGTGGCGACGGGGGACATGCCCGCTATCTTGGCCGCCAACGCCTTCGCCGTCGCCGCGAGTTCCGCCTGCGGCACGACGCGGCTGACGTAGCCCATCGTCAGCGCCTCCTGCGCGTCGAAGATGCGGCAGCTCAGCACCAGATCCATCGCCTTCGCGTGGCCGACGATGCGCTGCAGAAAGTAGTACCCGCCGTCCAGCGAGACGCGGGCGATCATGGTATGGGTCATGCCGAACCGCGCCGTGTCCGACGCGACGCGGATGTCCGCCATGCTGGCGATGTCCATGCCGCCGCCGATGGCCGGGCCGTTCACCGCCGCGATGACGGGCTTCTGGCACGCGTGGAACGTCCGCGGGATGCGCTGGATGCCGCGCCGTCCCGCCGAGAGTCGTGTCAGCATGGGGGCGCTCGCCTCCAGGCCCACCGCGTCGCCGCCGCTCGTCTCCTCCTTGATGTCCAGCCCGGAGCAGAAGCCGCGCCCCGTGCCCGTCACGACCACGACGCGCACGTCATCGTCGCGGGACGCTTCGTCAACGGCGCGCACCAGCTCGGAGATGAGCGCCTGGTTCAGCGCGTTCATCACCTGCGGGCGGTTCAGCGTGATGGTCGCCACGCCAGCATCGCGTTGCAGAAGCAGCTCTTTGTAGTCCATGACCTTCTCACCGTCCTGCGTTCAAGATGGGTTATTTGCCCTGTTCAATGCCGCTAAGGCGTTAGGAACTGCATGATGCCCCGGCGCACCATGTCCACCGCGATGGCCGCCAGCAGCAGCCCTGCGATCTTCGCCACCACCATCAGTCCGGCCCGCCCCAATACCCGCGTGATGCGGTCCGCCTGTGCGAAGACCAGCCACGTGAGACCCAGGTTGAGCATGAATGCGGCCACGACCACGGCGATGTGATAACGCTGCACGAGCAGCAGCAGAGTCGCCAGCACCGCCGGCCCCACGACCAGCGGCGTGCCCAGCGGTACCACGCCGACATACTCGTCCTGCCGTGGCTGGGCCTCCCGCGGGATGCTGACGCCGCGCACGATGTCATTGGTGGTCAGGATGAACAGGAGGACGCCGCCCGCCACCAGGAAGCTGGCCTGGGTAATGCCCAGCAGGGAGAAGACAAGCTGGCCGACTGCCAGGAACCCCAGGCCAAGCCCCAGCGCGGTCAGGATGGCGAATCGGGTGACGCGGCTCCGCTCCCTTGAGGACATGCCCTGGGTCAGGCCCAGCAGGAACGACAGCGTTCCCACGGGGTCGATCGCGACGAAGATGGGGATGGCGCTCAGCAGGAGCGGCTGCCCTATCCCCGCAAGAAAGTCGAGCATCAAGGCCCCCCGAGGTTCAGGTGGGACTGGCCGAAGTCCGCGACAACGCGGATATCCTAGCACGCCACGACTGTCCCTGCCAGGCACGGCGCCGCCGTGCCTGGCAGGGGGTTGGCCCCACGAAGGGCGGGACAGCCCGCGGACGGACCTATCCCTGCTTCCGCAGCAGGTTCAGCGCGGACCCCGCCTTGAACCAGGAGATCTGCTCCGTGTTCAGGGTGTGCTTGAGCTGAACGGTGTGCTTCGAGCCGTCCGCGTGGCGCAGGACGGCCTGCAGGGGCTTGCC
Coding sequences:
- a CDS encoding hemerythrin domain-containing protein, with protein sequence MPLPTQPLRDEHKYLFPHVETLRIAADSVGAATPADLRARVDEAYEFLTRHLIPHAHAEDKVLYPAIAKAMGAARATATMSRDHVEVGRLTDEVGRLRARLAKGALSKADEAPEALPEEVAALIEQREAARRRRDWTLADALRERLAGLGYRVIDTPEGPRREAMSARSSQGGLAL
- a CDS encoding DUF1385 domain-containing protein — its product is MNQRFYYGGQAVIEGVLIRGRRYVAVAVRRPAGDIATWTSPLGATATTRWRKVPFVRGILVLAETFTMGMRALLDSARVAGQEQGDEEISPATVGVTIAFSLAFAVLVFFVSPTLLVRLLDPLLQSPLLSNVVEGIVRLALFLGYVVIIGRMAEVRRVFAYHGAEHMTVHAHEHGEPLETQAVRRYPTAHERCGTAFLLTVMVVAIVVFILVGRIDNLWLRLLSRIALVPLVAGAAYEIIRLSARFESSPLVRLLIAPNLALQALTTRQPDDAQIEVAIAAMNAAIAADEGRPVGPMTDALAAGAVAASPPAQDVPTEPDLPGTSERS
- the hisIE gene encoding bifunctional phosphoribosyl-AMP cyclohydrolase/phosphoribosyl-ATP diphosphatase HisIE, which gives rise to MQVQLDDKGLVPAIAQDAKTGQVLMMAYMDAEALRRTLESGQAWFYSRSRRDLWHKGATSGHYLNVRGVSLDCDGDTILLQVEPTGPACHTGATSCFFTPLAKGGAEFAKAPAAPRDVLRELAEVIEERKRTKPESSYTAKLLQGGIDRVGQKVIEEAGEAALAAMKPDKTSVASEVADLWYHTLVLLAACDLKPEDVWEELRKRRK
- a CDS encoding MarC family protein, which produces MLDFLAGIGQPLLLSAIPIFVAIDPVGTLSFLLGLTQGMSSRERSRVTRFAILTALGLGLGFLAVGQLVFSLLGITQASFLVAGGVLLFILTTNDIVRGVSIPREAQPRQDEYVGVVPLGTPLVVGPAVLATLLLLVQRYHIAVVVAAFMLNLGLTWLVFAQADRITRVLGRAGLMVVAKIAGLLLAAIAVDMVRRGIMQFLTP
- a CDS encoding Fic family protein; amino-acid sequence: MDKNLFLNSPSGHIVKVGRGEAEYWAFAPNSLPPPLDLGMDSVVLLSEADRALGELAGLGRTLPNANLLIRPFVRREAVLSSRIEGTQASIADLYQFEAAQLPLPGAVTAPRGSDVLEVFNYVRALDYGLERLTTLPVSLRLIREVHERLLRNVRGEEGTPGEFRTSQNWIGTPGCVLRDAHFVPPPVPEMNEALDALENYLHKPDDSFPPLVRLAFIHYQFETIHPFIDGNGRIGRLLIALLLVRWKLLPSPLLYLSAYFERNKPRYYDLLLAVSREGAWREWVNFFLSGIAEQARDAIERSRRLHDLHREWHGRLTTARTSALTLRLLDALFESPILTIPQAQAILGVRSYLSAQLNVKKLVNAGILKPYGRVSYGKMFAAEDIMRIVQS
- a CDS encoding enoyl-CoA hydratase-related protein, whose amino-acid sequence is MDYKELLLQRDAGVATITLNRPQVMNALNQALISELVRAVDEASRDDDVRVVVVTGTGRGFCSGLDIKEETSGGDAVGLEASAPMLTRLSAGRRGIQRIPRTFHACQKPVIAAVNGPAIGGGMDIASMADIRVASDTARFGMTHTMIARVSLDGGYYFLQRIVGHAKAMDLVLSCRIFDAQEALTMGYVSRVVPQAELAATAKALAAKIAGMSPVATRLAKQLLSQAHDSSLEQALEQVEVAMALIAATSDYSEGPRAFAEKRPPKFTGR